TCCtaaagttggttttgagaaAGTATTAtctgatgtaattttatatgatgtgccacccaaggttttatTTCCTTCAGAATCAGGTTGTGGATCAGTTCATTCTTTCTCATCTGGAGGCTCTGATGGAAAAACTGGGCGCCTCAAGGGTGTGACTGGGGATGCTTTTAGAGTTAGTTTATCCAGCGCTGTTAGCTCATCAAGTCAAGGCTCTGGTCATGATGATGGTGACTCTTTAGGAGATGTTTTTATTTGGGGGGAAAGCACTGGAGATGGCATTTTGGGTGGGGGTATTAATAGAGCTGGAAGTTCTGGTATAAAGATGGATTCTTTATTTCCCAAGGCTTTGGAGTGTGCAGTTGTATTGGATGTTCAGAATATAGCTTGTGGTGGCCGACATGCTGCTGTAGTAACAAAGCAAGGGGAGGTTTTCTCTTGGGGGGAGGAACTTGGAGGGAGACTTGGACATGGTGTAGATGCCGATGTCTCACATCCAAAGCTTATAGATTCtcttaaaaatatcaatgttGAACTTGTGGCATGTGGGGAGTATCATTCCTGTGCTGTTACCCTATCAGGTGAATTGTACACATGGGGTGGTAGCAGTTGCAATTTTGGGCTCCTTGGCCATGGCATTGAGGCAAGTTCATGGGTTCCCAAGAAGTTGAATGGACCTCTGGAGGGAATACATGTCTCATCAGTTTCTTGTGGACCATGGCACACGGCTGTTGTAACCTCTGCAGGGAAATTGCTTACTTTTGGTGATGGAACATTTGGTGTTTTAGGACATGGGGATCGCATAAGTGTATCCACTCCAAGGGAAGTGGAATCCCTCAAGGGTCTCCGCACTGTGCGAGCAGCTTGTGGTGTTTGGCACACTGCTGCTGTTGTTGAGGTAATGGTTGGGTCTTCATGTTCCAGCAACTGCTCTTCAGGAAAGCTTTTTACATGGGGAGACGGAGATAAAGGTCGTCTCGGACATGGTGACAAAGAAGCTAGACTGGTGCCAACTTGTGTTGCTGCTCTTGTTGAACCCAACTTTTGTCAAGTTGCCTGTGGACATAGCCTTACTGCTGCCTTGACAATTAAAGGCCATGTGTACACGATGGGAAGCCCTGTTTATGGTCAGCTAGGTGATCCTAAAGCTGATGGGAAGCTCCCTTCTCGTGTAGATGGGAAGCTTATGAAGAACTTTGTTCAAGAAATAGCTTGTGGTGCTTATCATGTTGCCGTCTTAACCTCAAGAACTGAAGTTTACACATGGGGAAAAGGTGCAAATGGTCGATTGGGTCATGGGGATACTGAAGATAGAAATTCCCCATCATTGGTTGAAGCTTTGAAAGACAAACAAGTCAAAAGCATTGTCTGTGGAACTAATTTTACTGCAGCAATTTGTCTTCATAAGTGGATCTCTGGTGTTGACCAATCAATGTGTTCTGGATGCCACATTCTGTTTAATTTCAAAAGGAAGCGCCATAATTGTTATAATTGTGGACTTGTATATTGTCATTCATGTAGTAGTAAAAAGTCTCTCAGGGCTTCAATGGCACCTAATCACAACAAACCTTATCGTGTTTGTGATAATTGTTTCAGTAAACTTGCAAAAGCTTCTGAGATAAACTCTTCATCTCATTCTGCACTGAGTAGGAGAGGAAGCATGAATAAGGGCTTAAATGAAGTTTCtgaaaagaatgaaatttgGGTTTCAAGATCTCATGCTCAACTTGGAATGAATTCTTCTCTGGAACCTTCTAAAGAAGTGGAGGGTGGATCAtctaaaagaaacaagaaaccaGACTTCAATCGCACACAGATTTTGCCGTTTCCAAATGGAGTTTCACAGAGCTGTGCACTTAATAACTCTAAATCTTCTAATGTAGTGTTTGGGTCAACTAAGAAGTTTTTTTCAGCTTCTCTTCCTGGATCAAGAATTATGTCTCGAGCAACATCGCCTACCTCAAGACGGTCAAGTCCACCCCGTGCCACAACACCAACCCCAACTCTTTCTGGTCTTGCATCGCCAAGAGTTATTGTAGACAATGCCAAAATGACAAATGATGGTCTGAGTGAAGAAGTTGTTAAATTAAGGGCTCAGGTTTGTGgattatattataatctatTAAGTTACTTAACATGCTCACTTATCATGGACTACAAGTTGTAGCATGCAAACCTTATATTGTAGAAAGTTTAAAAACactatttactaattttttatttacaaaggccatgaattttctttgaaaagcACCCTGCATGAGGTGCTAAATTTGTATGTTTAGCTAAATTCTGTTATTATGTAGGTGGAAGAACTTTCTCGTAAAGCACAACTTCAAGAAATTGAGCTGGAAAGAACAACAAAACAGCTAAAGGAGGCTATTGCTGTAGCTGGAGAAGAGACTACAAAATGCATAGCAGCAAAAGAAGTGATTAAGTCTCTTACGGCTCAAGTAAGTTAAATAGTTGTAAAGATGAAGCCAGAACTTTCATTAACTCTACCTAACAAATCTAGGAAGATGTCCTTCTGGGAGGAGGAGATTAATGCATTCACTGAAGCCAAAAGTTGAATTAATTTGCAAAGAGTACTTTACAATTCTGACAGAGACCAATATTTACCTGTTTATTCATATTCTATAAGTCTAGAATTTTTTAGGGTGTGgctacattttaattattacccTCTGAAATATTGCATAGAGTTTTGAAGTGTTCATTAAATCCAGGATTAATCAGGCTGACTGATTTTGTTGTTCCTATTGATGGATTCGCAAAATCATCttctctttcatcttctttgcattgattttgttttcttttttgttacttATGATgcttaaaatcaattttgaagGACTGAAAGCCCAAAAGAATAAGCAtgtaaactaattattttttgttgtaaaaaGAATAGAAGCTGGGAAATGATTACAAAGCCTTGTACGAATACCCTTGATTACAGCTTTTTTTGTTACCATAGTTGATCATCTGATCCAACTATAGGGAAACAATATGTTTCGCAGCCTTTGTAGATACCCCAAGGAACGCTTACATGTCAATGATCTAGGTATTTTTAGATAGGACTCTGGAGAACTTACAGACGGTAAGTGAAATAAAGCTGCAAGGTTTTGTTACTTCATGCTTGGCTCACACTCAGAAAATTTCAGAAAGCTAAACCAACCAATTGATGTATTGTGTGAGCAGCTGTAATAATACAAGAACATCAGTCATCATCATGTGcatgtttatatgattttttgcTGTTTTCAGAATGTCTATGTTAACATTCATAATGCTTTATGTCATTGCTCTCTTAATCACAACCTTTTATGGGTTTTAGTACCTAATTACTTTGTTTCTAGGCCAGGCAGTTCTATTATTTATCActtctttatataattaaaatgaattgcTAGTTTAACTCACCCATTTGATATTTGACAGTTGAAGGACATGGCTGAAAGATTACCCGTTGGAACAACAAGAAGCAGCAGTTCACCTTCCTTTTCTAATTCTAGCCCAACTCCTTCTTGGGATGTTTCTTCTGCAATCTTAGAGCAACTGAGCAGTCCCATGACTCTTCATGGAGCAATTTCAAATGGTTCAAACAGCTTTGTCATTTCTAACGGATCAGACATTGCTGAAAGTCATACATTAAGTCAAACTGAATTGTCAAACTCTGAAGCAACAAGGAACAAAAACCGAACAATGAAGGCCGAACCCAGTCAGGGTGATGAATGGGTTGAGCAAGATGAGGCTGGTGTGTATATTACCCTTGTTGCTTTGCCTGGAGGAGTCAAAGATCTTAAGCGTGTTCGCTTCAGGTATTTCTTAATCATCTACCAGTCCAAAAGCaaatccaaattttagtttaatggTACATCGTACAATAAAATTCTGGCTTTTTATATAACAAGGCTCTGCATTTCAGGAATGTAACTACTTGCCAAACAAGTCCCATCTTCAAATAGCTTTATACTTTTTCAAGCACCTTTTTAGATTTTTGCTGATTTGGAGAATTGAATGAATCTAGATCATCCTTTGTTCATTTTTCACCTTCTGCCGATAGctcaatttcttttataatttgatctCTAATAATTCAGTGTGTATGACAGCCCTAATGTTGGATCCTCACTGCATGCACAGATGTGCTTGCTGATTTGGAGAATTGAATGAATCTAGATCATCCTTTGTTCATTTTTCACCTTCTGCCGATAGctcaatttcttttataatttgatctCTAATAATTCAGTGTGTATGACAGCCCTAATGTTGGATCCTCACTGCATGCACAGATGTGCTTGTTAAATTGATCTTTGAATTAGTGATTCTTCATTTGAGTGATTAACATTTTGCATGTCTATTCCTTAAAATGCAGTCGAAAACGATTCAGTGAGAAGCAAGCAGAACAATGGTGGGCTGCTAACCGAGCTAGAGTGTATCAACAATACAATGTTTCCATGGTCGACAAGCCTAATGTAAGCATTGGAAGAGAAGGGTTAGCTCGTTGATCTGCCACATTCAAAGCCCTGATTCTGAAACTTGGGGAGTTAATGTTTTAGATTTAGCTTCCAAGATTGAAGTAGATTTTGTGTTTGCACAAAAGAGTGAGAGGTAATTTCTTCCCTCAAATCTTGGTTTTGGTAAATTTCGTTTCTCACTGTAGAtgtatctctcttttttttttttttttttcgattttgtttattttctggAGGGAAGTAGCAAGTTTAGGCAAGGCTGTGTAAATTTCTTGTAAGTAGGTTGTGGATGAAATTGTGTATATCTTTACTGTATTCATGTATGAATGCATCTTCCTGTATGGATTCagctttttaagcaaattgctGTGGATCATGAATCAAACCTTAAAACAATCACCCCTTTTCTTTTGtcatcaatttgaaatttgaccACTCTTTTAAATAGACAACATTCTTCATTCTTCTTTCTACTCTTACTCTCTTCAGCCTAGTTGCAAGGGACACCTGAGTGGCTATAAATTAGTTAGAAAggcttttatctataaactaattaaaaaaaaattgtcttctaTGTAGTTTTTTCATATAACTTGTGAGAACTCTtttgagagaatgaaaaaaGGGCTGGATGATATTTCCTGCCCAAACTTACATAAAACTGACttcttatattttaagtttgaaaggTTACATGTTTTCTTaggttagttttaataaaaaaagtatttttgtgGCTTTgtatcttatttataatagggattattttatttacttttaatagtataaataaattatatttttattgtaattatataaattttttcctctctctattttttgcttttcttgggttagttttaataaaaaaaatatttttgtggctttgtttcttatttataatagtgataatattatttacttttaatagtataaataaattatatttttattgtaattatataagtttttttctctctattttttgatttttttctttatcaattcaTAGTAATTGGAAAATGCTAAAAGAGAGCTGAGAGATTTGAAAGTGGAAATGTGAGTTACAAGGGATTGGTGGTTTGGCAAGAATGCAACAAAAACCAATACCACACATGTAAAATTAGAGGTGTTAAAGGGGTTGGGTCGGTTAAAGCATGACTTGggcctttttattttaatctggTTCAGATAGATATGATTTACTACTGTAATGGGTTATGCCAGAGTGGGTTAGTTGAGCCATGTCATTGGTTGATCCGATCTGTCATGGGATTGTgcccaaaataataaaaaattttaaaaaataaataaaataataattataaatttttataagaaatgaaaattttaaacttaaaaaaatgagttgagttcttttgatcaatttcaaatatgtaagacaaccaaattttaaatttggttgaAACATGatatttaatctttatttatagTGGGGTGAAAGAAATgagtatttgtatttttttagatGTGAAACACTTTTGTAAGAGTGCAAAACACAAAGGCATTCCACATCTAAAAGAATacaatcatttatttttttacccactataaataaatgttaaataaaaggTAAGTTTTAACTAAACTCAAGTTTTTGATTCTATATTGGTGAGATTGATCATGAGAATTCAACttacctattataaataagtttgttttcCTCTTAATCACTATTGAATTTCCTAATATggctttttaaattaaaaaacataatttaaaaaacttatttaataaaaaattattttttattaaaattaattgattagcCTGGTAAAGGCCCGCAAGTTGGCTTGTTAAGAGCCCAACATGATATGACCCTATATAGATAAGATTGTGTTGTGGGCCTAGTAATTTTTACAGGGCAGCTTAGTCCAAAGATCCGTTATTGTATAAGCTTTGAATTCGACATGACTTGCAAACTCGATGGGTAGTGCTAAGGCTAGCCTGGCATGACTCattgttttatctatttaaaaccCTCTAATTTGACTGCTgctaatattttttcaaaaacctatttaaaattaaatttattaactaatatattatttcaaatgCACTTTcgtcttcttatttttttattcatattcatctaatctttaatatgattttaaatgttCTTACGTGATGTGAACAAATTATtgcttatatcaaaataaaaagattgttTTGGCATAGCCTATGAAATCATAGGCCATGCTCAAACCTTAAAACTAGGCATGTGGGTTGACCTGACACAATCCgatattatacataaaaaaaaaaattataaacattgAGTTGGGAGTCCTTAGGCAACGACTCCTCGCAAACCTAATAGCAAGGACAGTAGTAGATGGGCTGACAACTTAATAGCTACTTAATGTAATCCATAGAAAACCAATAACGTGTGATCCAATATTGGAGAATTATGGTAAGAGTGTGGTAGAGTGGAAAACATTGAAAAACATTAAGGACATAAGCCAAAGGCAAGAGGGATGACGTGGCAACAAAAGATGACATGACAAATGATATGACACTCATTAAACACATGAAAAATGACATGGAACAAGCATGGTGACATGTCCACttgacaaaataaaatgagGAGACTTGATTAGGTTGAAATTCATGTAAAGTAagtaaaataattcatttggaCTCTAGTTTACTAGTTAATTCTAGTTTCATAATtgtttaagaattttatttgCTTTAAGAGTCATTTAATTACTTTAGAATCTTAATTAAATCAAGTATCATGACCAAGGGCATGGATAATAGTGATacagttatcatagtgttgaacaatCTCATCAAAAAATGATGATAGTTCTCATATATCAAAGCTATTTATTaacaacttggtgtaacacatgagTGTACGTTGTAGATATCAAGAGaattccatatggatggttgctttaGTGTCTATGGATTATATCTTCTTAGTGAATTAAGGTACttgtgatccttagacttaaggTCACCAAACCGTTTTGTGCAAAGATCAGTATAGTTTGATATTAGCTCAACATATTCTAGTCAGAGGATTACTAGAAAGGTGACAGTTGACCATATCGAGATTTGTGCAA
The genomic region above belongs to Mangifera indica cultivar Alphonso unplaced genomic scaffold, CATAS_Mindica_2.1 Un_0006, whole genome shotgun sequence and contains:
- the LOC123205459 gene encoding PH, RCC1 and FYVE domains-containing protein 1-like, encoding MAASSSAAAATAVETVERDIELAITALKKGAQLLKYGRRGKPKFYPFRLANDESVLIWISGKEEKHLKLGHVSRIVPGQRTPIFQRYPRPEKEYQSFSLIYNDRSLDLICKDKDEAEVWFTGLKAVISRSHQRRGRGESRSDGISSGANSPRGHTQRSSPLSSPFGSSGSSLKDGLDPLRLHTPYESPPKVGFEKVLSDVILYDVPPKVLFPSESGCGSVHSFSSGGSDGKTGRLKGVTGDAFRVSLSSAVSSSSQGSGHDDGDSLGDVFIWGESTGDGILGGGINRAGSSGIKMDSLFPKALECAVVLDVQNIACGGRHAAVVTKQGEVFSWGEELGGRLGHGVDADVSHPKLIDSLKNINVELVACGEYHSCAVTLSGELYTWGGSSCNFGLLGHGIEASSWVPKKLNGPLEGIHVSSVSCGPWHTAVVTSAGKLLTFGDGTFGVLGHGDRISVSTPREVESLKGLRTVRAACGVWHTAAVVEVMVGSSCSSNCSSGKLFTWGDGDKGRLGHGDKEARLVPTCVAALVEPNFCQVACGHSLTAALTIKGHVYTMGSPVYGQLGDPKADGKLPSRVDGKLMKNFVQEIACGAYHVAVLTSRTEVYTWGKGANGRLGHGDTEDRNSPSLVEALKDKQVKSIVCGTNFTAAICLHKWISGVDQSMCSGCHILFNFKRKRHNCYNCGLVYCHSCSSKKSLRASMAPNHNKPYRVCDNCFSKLAKASEINSSSHSALSRRGSMNKGLNEVSEKNEIWVSRSHAQLGMNSSLEPSKEVEGGSSKRNKKPDFNRTQILPFPNGVSQSCALNNSKSSNVVFGSTKKFFSASLPGSRIMSRATSPTSRRSSPPRATTPTPTLSGLASPRVIVDNAKMTNDGLSEEVVKLRAQVEELSRKAQLQEIELERTTKQLKEAIAVAGEETTKCIAAKEVIKSLTAQLKDMAERLPVGTTRSSSSPSFSNSSPTPSWDVSSAILEQLSSPMTLHGAISNGSNSFVISNGSDIAESHTLSQTELSNSEATRNKNRTMKAEPSQGDEWVEQDEAGVYITLVALPGGVKDLKRVRFSRKRFSEKQAEQWWAANRARVYQQYNVSMVDKPNVSIGREGLAR